One Ilumatobacter fluminis genomic window, GACCGTAGCCTCGGTGGGGTCGAGCCCGGCGTGACCGTGCCCGTTGAGTCGGCGTGCGGTCCGTCGTAGAGCGACGAATGTGACGGCCCGTGTGACGGACGGCGCGACCGCCCTCGCGACGCCGCAGACCCCGTGATTTCGGGGTTCTGGAGCGTTACACAGCTGTCATTTGATTGCGGATCCATGTCGCTGATGTTGCGGTTTCATGACGAACCGACTAGACCTGTTCCGAGTCAGGGCCGCCCCCGCCGGCCCGGAACGGTCTGTCCCATGCGAGATTCCACGTCATTGTTCGATCATCAGGAAGACAGCGCCGACGACCTCACCCGCGAGTTCTGGGGTGACAAGTCGGCCTGGGTGTCCGACGAGCGTCGCCGCTCGAGCGGTCGGACGATGCAGATCCGGCCCGCCGACGACGGGCGCGACGAGTATCGGCTCGACCACACGCCGACCTCGATGCGAGCCGTCCGCGAGGGCATCGCCGCCTTCAAGCCGAAGCGCCGGATGCGCGACGACTCGACCGGCCCGGTGCAGCGCACCCGTCAGCACGGCGTCGTCACCGGAGCCACCCCGGCGCCCGTCGACGACCCGGCACCACGGTCGCCACGTCGGCCGTCCGCCGAGACGATGGCGCACTCCGACGCGTCGATCGCCGACCTCGGCGCCGGCCGCTACGACTACGACGACCACGCCTACGACCTGTCCGACCTCGACGAGCCGATCCCGGCCCGCCGCAGCGCCGCAGCGCCGGTCGCCCACGCGTCGGCGCGCGACGCCGCCGACCGACGCATCGAGCGTGACGACGACCTGGTGGCACTGACCCCGGTCAGCTTCGGCGACCGCTTCGGTCTGGCCACGGTCGATCCCGCCGTGATCCGAGTCGGGATCGTGCTGCTGGTGCTCGTGCTGGCGTTGCCGATCGCACTCGCCATGCGTGGCGACGACGCCTCCGGTTCCGAACTGCCCGGCGACACCGTTCCGGCTGCCCCGCAGAGCGTGAGCGCGACGGGCGCCCAGCCCGATGCCGCCGAGAACGCCACTCCGACCCCGACCGCCGAGGCGACGCCCGCAGCGGCGCCCGCCGACACCGCAGCCTCCTCCGAGTCGACCGGCGAATCGACCGATGCGGCCGGTGTCACCGAATCGGCCGAACCGACGACTGGCGACGCCGCATCGCCGGCAGCACCGCAGCAGGTCGCCGCCGCCCGAACGGCCCAGGCCGACGAACCGGTCGAGGCCGCTGTCGCAACCGACGAACCCGCCGTCGTCGACGAGCCCGCCGAACGCATCACGCCCGACTGCTCGCTCAACTACACCGCTGGCGCCGGCGACTCGTGGTATCGCATCGCCGACGAGGCGGGCACCACGCCCGCCGACCTGCTCGCCCAGAACATGGCGTCGCTCGACACCGTGATCCTGCCGGGCGACGAGATCTGCCTGCCCGCCGGCTCGACCGTGCCGACCGCGCCGACCACGACGGTCGCCCCGACGACGACCGAGGCGCCGACGACCACCGCCGCACCGACGACGACGCAGGCCCCGACCACAACGGCTGCTCCCACGACCACCGTCGCCCCGAGCGAGACCTACTCGCCCGCCGAAGTGCAGGCCCTGATCCGCGAGACCTGGCCCGAAGACCAGCACGAGAAGGCCTTGCAGGTCGCCTGGCGCGAGAGCAACTACATCGAGACCGCCGACAACGGCTGGTGCTGCGTGGGCGTGTTCCAGATCTACTGGACGGTGCACCAGAGCTGGCTCGACGACTACGGCATCTATACCCGCGACGACCTCAAGAACGCTCGCAAGAACATCGCCGCCGCCTATGCGCTCTATCAGAGCTCGGGCGGCTGGGGTCCCTGGGGCGGCTGAGCCTCCACGCGATCGCGAACAACGGGGTTCGCTTTCGCCGACGAGGGCTCTACACTGTCCGAGCCCAGCGCCCGTAGCTCAACGGATAGAGCATCTGACTACGGATCAGAAGGTTTGGGGTTCGAATCCCTACGGGCGCGCAGCGGAAGGTCCCACCCAACCGGGTGGGACCTTCGACGTTTTCGACTCCGACCGCCGAACTGCCGCCCATGATCCGACTCGACGATCTCTCCACCGAACCCGGTGCCTGGCAGTTCGACGATCCCGTCGCGACGGGTCGGGCCGACACGGTCGATCGGGTTCGTGCGGTCCTCGCCGCCGCCGACGAGCGAGCACGCCGTCACGACGAATGGGTCGTGGTGGTCATGGCCTACGAGGCCGCGCCCGCGTTCGACCCGGCCATGCGCACGGCGCCGGCCCCACCCGACGGGATCCCGTACGTGTGGTGGGAGTCGTTCGCCGAGCGGCGTGCGGCCGAACCGTTGTCGGCCGCCGACGCTCGACCCGGTCCGCCCGAGCGCCGACCGAGCCGGTGGCCGTACACCGACGCCGTCGAGTTCGTTCGCTCCCACATCGAAGTCGGCGACGTGTACCAGGTCAACATCACCGACCGGTTCGACGGCGGCTACGTCGGCTCGCCACTCGACGTCTACCAGGCGCTCGTCGCGGCGCAGAGCGGCGCGTTCGGTGCCTACGTCGAGATGGGCGACCGGATTGTCGCGTCGGCGTCACCCGAGTTGTTCTTCCGGTGGGACGGCGACGTCGTGACGTGCCGCCCGATGAAGGGCACCGCGGCGCGCCGCCCACGCCCGGACGACGACCGTGCTGCAGCCGAGGTGCTGCGCGCCTCGGCCAAGGAGCAGGCGGAGAACGTGATGATCGTCGACCTGTTGCGCAACGACCTCGGGCGGCTCGCCACCGTCGGATCGGTCGCCGTGCCGAGCCTGTTCGACATCGAGCGCTACGAGACCGTCTGGCAGATGACGTCGACGATCACCGCCGAGATGCCCGACTACGTCGGCCTGCTCGACGTGTTCGAGGCGCTGTTCCCGTGCGGCTCGGTCACCGGCGCCCCCAAGATCTCGGCGATGCAGACGATCCGGGAGGCCGAGCTCGATCCGCGCGGCGTGTACTGCGGCGCGATCGGCGTGCTGGCGCCGCCGTCCGAGCCGACTCGAGCCGTGTTCTCCGTCCCGATCCGAACGGCGGTGATCGATCCGTCGAATCGCACCTACGAATACGGGGCCGGTGGCGGCATCACCTGGTCGTCCGACCCGGCCGCCGAAGATCGTGAGGTCGAGGCCAAGGCCCGCGTGCTCACGACGTCGCTGCGGCGCGACGGCACGTCGCTGTTCGAGACGCTCCGCAACGACCGGCACGGTGTCCAGCACGTCGCCCTGCACGCCGACCGGATGGCGGCTTCGGCCGACTGGTTCGGCCTCCCCTTCGATCGGGCGCTGTTCGGTCGCCGTCTGGCCGCCGTGCCGCCGGCGCCACAGGTCGAGCGGGTGCGGGTGACCCTGCACCCCGACGGCGAGCTGGCGGTCGAGGTGCTGCCGCTCGACGATGCGCCCGACGTGGTCCGACTGGCGATCGACACCGAGGTGACCAGATCGGATGATCCGTTCTGCTGCCACAAGACGACGATGCGCGACCACTACGACGCCGCCCGATCCCGTCGTCCGGATGCCGACGACGTCGTGTTGGTGAACCAGCACGGCAACGCGATCGAGACGACGATCGCCAACGTCGCGTATCTGATCGACGACCGCTGGTGGTGCCCACCGCTCGACGACGGCGGGCTCGCCGGCGTCGCCCGGCATCTGGCGGTCGAATCGGGCCGTCTCGCCGAGCGGTCGATCGCCGCCGCCGATCTCGTCGAGTGCGCCGAGGTCGCAGTGCTCAACGATCTCCGCGGCTGGCGCCGCGCCACGATCGTCGACTGACCGTCCGGTCAGGTGACGACGCGGAAGCCGATGTTGCCGGCCGAGCTGTCCGGGCTGTTCCCGCTGCGGGCGTCGACCCGATATCGGTTGCAGTAGCTGTCGTGGCACAGGTACGAGCCGCCGCGCATCACTCGTGCCTGGCCGGCGTCGGGACCGGTCGGGTTCGCGCTCGGTGATCGTTGGTAGTAGCCGGGATCGAACCAGTCGCTGCACCACTCCCACACGTTGCCGGTTACCTCGTACAGCCCGAGACCGTTCGGTTCGAACGAGCGGACCGGGCAGGTGCCGGCGAATCCGTCGGCTTCGGTATTGCTCGCCGGGAACGTTCCCTGGAACACGTTCATGCGGTGCTCGCCGTTCGGCTCGAGCTCGTCGCCCCACGGGTAGGTACGACCGTCGTGGCCGCCGCGAGCGGCGCGCTCCCACTCTGCCTCGGTGGGGAGCCGTCCTCCGGCCCACGAGCAGAACGCGACGGCGTCGTTCCAGCTGACGTGGACGACCGGATGGTCGGCCCGTGCGGCGATGTCGCTCTGCGGGCCCTCGGGATGGCGCCACTGCGCACCGATCACCTCGCGCCACCAGGGCGCGGCGGCCACGCCGCGCGTGGGCGGAAAGTCGTCGGGGAGCAGCCCGGCGAACACGAAGGAGTTGCCGAACCGTTCGGCCTCGGTGACGTAGCCGGTGTCGTCGGCGAACGCAGCGAACTGTGCGTTCGTGACGGTCGTGACACCGATCGAGTAGGCGTCGAGTTCGACCTCGTGCCGGGGACCTTCGCCGTCGGCCGGGTAGCCGACCCCTCCGTCGTTCCCCATCAGGAAGCTGCCGGCCGGAACGGCGGCGAGATCGCCTGCCGACCCGGTTCCGGAGAACGACGACGCTCCGCTGTCGCCCTCGGCCGACTCGTCCCGCGATGGACCACAACACGCACTCACGCCGCCATTGTCACCGCGATCGGTGGGTGGAGCAAAGAGCACCGTGCCGATGGGCTGCTCCGAACTAGTCACTCGGTGACTAGTGTGGCTCCGTGCGGCTCCTGGCCTTGTCGATGGTGCTCCCGCTCGTAGCGTGTGGCGGCCCGACGGACGACGACGTGGTGGTGTTCGCTGCCTCGTCGCTGACCGACGCGTTCGACGACATCGCCGATGCCTACACCAGCAGCACGGGGGAGTCGGTAGTGATCAGCGCCGCGGGGTCGTCCGACCTGGCCGCACAGATCGACGAAGGTGCACCGGCCGACGTCTTCGCCTCGGCCGACGTCGCCACGATGGACCGGATCGACGGCGTCGACGGTGCGGCACGGATCTTTGCCACCAACCGCGCCGAGATCGTGGTCGAACCGG contains:
- a CDS encoding formylglycine-generating enzyme family protein — its product is MSACCGPSRDESAEGDSGASSFSGTGSAGDLAAVPAGSFLMGNDGGVGYPADGEGPRHEVELDAYSIGVTTVTNAQFAAFADDTGYVTEAERFGNSFVFAGLLPDDFPPTRGVAAAPWWREVIGAQWRHPEGPQSDIAARADHPVVHVSWNDAVAFCSWAGGRLPTEAEWERAARGGHDGRTYPWGDELEPNGEHRMNVFQGTFPASNTEADGFAGTCPVRSFEPNGLGLYEVTGNVWEWCSDWFDPGYYQRSPSANPTGPDAGQARVMRGGSYLCHDSYCNRYRVDARSGNSPDSSAGNIGFRVVT
- a CDS encoding LysM peptidoglycan-binding domain-containing protein, giving the protein MRDSTSLFDHQEDSADDLTREFWGDKSAWVSDERRRSSGRTMQIRPADDGRDEYRLDHTPTSMRAVREGIAAFKPKRRMRDDSTGPVQRTRQHGVVTGATPAPVDDPAPRSPRRPSAETMAHSDASIADLGAGRYDYDDHAYDLSDLDEPIPARRSAAAPVAHASARDAADRRIERDDDLVALTPVSFGDRFGLATVDPAVIRVGIVLLVLVLALPIALAMRGDDASGSELPGDTVPAAPQSVSATGAQPDAAENATPTPTAEATPAAAPADTAASSESTGESTDAAGVTESAEPTTGDAASPAAPQQVAAARTAQADEPVEAAVATDEPAVVDEPAERITPDCSLNYTAGAGDSWYRIADEAGTTPADLLAQNMASLDTVILPGDEICLPAGSTVPTAPTTTVAPTTTEAPTTTAAPTTTQAPTTTAAPTTTVAPSETYSPAEVQALIRETWPEDQHEKALQVAWRESNYIETADNGWCCVGVFQIYWTVHQSWLDDYGIYTRDDLKNARKNIAAAYALYQSSGGWGPWGG
- a CDS encoding chorismate-binding protein — translated: MIRLDDLSTEPGAWQFDDPVATGRADTVDRVRAVLAAADERARRHDEWVVVVMAYEAAPAFDPAMRTAPAPPDGIPYVWWESFAERRAAEPLSAADARPGPPERRPSRWPYTDAVEFVRSHIEVGDVYQVNITDRFDGGYVGSPLDVYQALVAAQSGAFGAYVEMGDRIVASASPELFFRWDGDVVTCRPMKGTAARRPRPDDDRAAAEVLRASAKEQAENVMIVDLLRNDLGRLATVGSVAVPSLFDIERYETVWQMTSTITAEMPDYVGLLDVFEALFPCGSVTGAPKISAMQTIREAELDPRGVYCGAIGVLAPPSEPTRAVFSVPIRTAVIDPSNRTYEYGAGGGITWSSDPAAEDREVEAKARVLTTSLRRDGTSLFETLRNDRHGVQHVALHADRMAASADWFGLPFDRALFGRRLAAVPPAPQVERVRVTLHPDGELAVEVLPLDDAPDVVRLAIDTEVTRSDDPFCCHKTTMRDHYDAARSRRPDADDVVLVNQHGNAIETTIANVAYLIDDRWWCPPLDDGGLAGVARHLAVESGRLAERSIAAADLVECAEVAVLNDLRGWRRATIVD